The Constrictibacter sp. MBR-5 sequence GATCAAGCAGTTCACCTGCGAGGTCATCGGCCTGCTGAAGTCCAAGGGCCAGTCCGCGATGGGCTCGGACCAGGACGACACGGTGATCATGCCGCTGCGAACGGTGCAGCGCCGCCTCGCCGGCAGCCAGGACGTCAACCGCATCATGGTCTCGGTGCGCGACGACGCCTCGATCGACGGCGCCAAGGCCGGGATGACCAGCCTTCTGCGCGAACGGCGCAAGATCGGCGAGACCGAGGACGACGACTTCCAGGTCATGGACACGCGCCAGATCTCGGAGACGCTGACCGGCACCACCCGGATCCTGACGGCGCTGCTCGGCGCGGTGGCGGCTGTCAGCCTGCTCGTCGGCGGCGTCGGCATCATGAACATCATGCTGGTGTCGGTCACCGAGCGCACGCGCGAGATCGGCACCCGGCTGGCGATCGGCGCCCTGGAGCGCGAGGTCCTGCTGCAGTTCCTGATCGAAGCTGTCGTGCTGTCCAGCTTCGGCGGTGTGACCGGCATCCTCCTCGCCACCGCCGCCTCCATCGGCCTGTCGAGCCTGATGGGCATTCCCTACGTGTTCGACCCAGGCATCAACCTGCTGGCCTTCCTGTTCTCGGCCGCGATCGGCGTCATCTTCGGCTTCTTCCCCGCCCGCCGCGCCGCCCGCCTCGACCCTATCGTGGCGCTCCGGCACGAGTAGCGGCGGCACGCACGAAACCGGCCGCGGCAGCGGCCGAGATCGTCACGGCGCCCGGCGTCGGCCGCGCAGCCGCCGCACCAGACGCTCGCAGGCGTGCTCGCAGTGGAGCCGGCAGAGCGCCCCCACCTCCTCGGCGTCGCCCCGGCGGAAGGCCTCGAAGATTGCGACATGCTCGTTCTGGACCTGGTCGACGCTGCCGGTGACGAGTGCGCCGACGCGGATGTATCGCTCGACGTTGTTTCGCAGAACGACCATCATCCGAAGCAGGTGGGCGCGGCCGCAGGGCTGGAAGAGCCGGTCGTGGAACGCCCGGTTTCGCTCGGCGAAACTGTCGATGTCGGCGGTCGA is a genomic window containing:
- a CDS encoding ABC transporter permease: MIWNALLLALRAIRRNLMRSFLTVLGVVIGVAAVVTMVTLGNGATRSVSDQISSMGSNLLIALPGQRFGPGSDSAAKFKDADVEAIRDQIPAVTAVAPVVTTTATAVYQAANWSTIVSGSNDDYFTAGNWQLAAGRPFNDAEERSGRAVCVIGETVRSKLFGRQNPVGADIRIKQFTCEVIGLLKSKGQSAMGSDQDDTVIMPLRTVQRRLAGSQDVNRIMVSVRDDASIDGAKAGMTSLLRERRKIGETEDDDFQVMDTRQISETLTGTTRILTALLGAVAAVSLLVGGVGIMNIMLVSVTERTREIGTRLAIGALEREVLLQFLIEAVVLSSFGGVTGILLATAASIGLSSLMGIPYVFDPGINLLAFLFSAAIGVIFGFFPARRAARLDPIVALRHE